In a single window of the Streptomyces sp. NBC_00285 genome:
- a CDS encoding EamA family transporter, producing MTTSNAAAPASPTPVTDPSATAPRRRGALGPVSLLLAAGVSVQFGAALAVTLMPRTGALGVVTLRLMAAAVVLLLVCRPRLRGHSRTDWGTVVVFGLTMAAMNGLFYQAVDRIPLGPAVTLEVLGPLALSVLVSRRAVNAVWAGLALAGVFLLGGGGAGGFGELDPTGVAFALGAGTMWAAYIVFSARTGRRFPQADGLALAMAVGALAFLPFGIVESGTRLLDPVTVGLGAAVALMSSVLPYTLELLALRRLPASTFAVLMSLEPALAALAGFLILDQALSALQALAIAFVIAASMGAVRTQVGRGRATPP from the coding sequence GTGACCACCTCCAACGCAGCCGCCCCGGCTTCCCCGACCCCGGTCACCGACCCGTCGGCGACCGCCCCGCGCCGTCGCGGCGCACTCGGCCCCGTCAGCCTGCTCCTCGCCGCTGGTGTCTCCGTACAGTTCGGCGCCGCCCTCGCCGTGACCCTGATGCCCAGGACCGGTGCGCTCGGGGTCGTGACCCTGCGGCTGATGGCCGCCGCGGTCGTCCTGCTCCTCGTCTGCCGCCCCCGCCTGCGCGGCCACTCGCGCACCGACTGGGGCACGGTCGTCGTCTTCGGCCTCACCATGGCGGCGATGAACGGCCTCTTCTACCAGGCCGTCGACCGCATCCCCCTGGGCCCCGCGGTCACCCTGGAGGTCCTCGGCCCCCTCGCGCTCTCCGTCCTGGTCTCCCGCCGCGCGGTCAACGCCGTCTGGGCCGGACTCGCGCTCGCCGGTGTCTTCCTGCTCGGTGGCGGAGGCGCCGGGGGCTTCGGCGAGCTCGACCCCACAGGTGTCGCCTTCGCCCTGGGTGCGGGCACCATGTGGGCGGCCTACATCGTCTTCAGCGCGCGGACCGGCCGTCGCTTCCCGCAGGCCGACGGCCTCGCGCTGGCGATGGCGGTCGGCGCGCTGGCGTTCCTGCCGTTCGGCATCGTGGAGTCGGGCACCAGGCTCCTCGACCCGGTGACCGTGGGCCTGGGCGCAGCGGTGGCCCTGATGTCGTCCGTGCTGCCCTACACCCTCGAACTCCTCGCTCTACGCCGCCTGCCCGCCTCCACCTTCGCGGTCCTCATGAGCCTGGAGCCGGCCCTGGCCGCCCTCGCGGGCTTCCTGATCCTCGACCAGGCCCTGTCCGCGCTCCAGGCACTCGCCATCGCGTTCGTGATCGCGGCGAGCATGGGAGCTGTCCGGACACAGGTGGGACGGGGCAGGGCCACCCCGCCGTGA